Proteins encoded within one genomic window of Kibdelosporangium phytohabitans:
- a CDS encoding DUF4082 domain-containing protein: MGVVPGSHAAQPTPPAPCALPANPVACENTLAPNTADNWMITSIDDSIAGFTDNISYAPGETVKFKVKTDAPTFWFDIYRLGYYGGAGARKLVNNQQVNSVTQPNCYEDNPANPAQDTGIVDCGNWSTTMQWTVPAGSVSGVYYAVLRRDYGDGVIGESDIVFVVRNDASHSDILFQTADATWQAYNTYGNRATPNDPPKGNSFYTGTSQGNGGSGYKVSYNRPIIGGEPENFFFNAEYPMLLWLEKNGYDVSYTTNVDMSRRGHLAKNHKVYMPVGHDEYWSNEQRAAVEDARNAGVNMAFMTGNEIFWKTRWESSQAGPATDWRTLVCYKETKPNQVDPHPTEWTGTWRDPRNSPPKDGGRPENSLLGQIFTVNGMRNDQLTVPPGYRQLRLWRDAPPMGSQPNEAWVFNPGTLGYEWDTVEENGFQPPGVGQFSRTTVEMNDGQYVLQNEGDVYAPGTKTHALTLYRHQPSGALIFAAGSIQWSWGLEDKHIRNTQDAADPRIRQATANLLADMDNVQPRTPRDITQADPSTDTTAPVVSISPTLSPIVGSAYTINGTVSDAGGKTAGIEVSVDGSRWRAVNWQAGQTSWNYVYTPSKSGQATFKVRAVDDSANLSGEFTRNVTVNPRSCPCGIWPDNAVPATPDSGDSTALELGVKFQSGAAGYVRGVRFYKGVGNTGSHTGSLWKTDGTLLATGTFLNETALGWQTLAFPESVQINANTTYIASYHTNTGHYSADANYFTNSSTGLEPLTALKSTATEPNGVYKVGASGFPDRSFGNANYWVDVVYGYDPGPDTRAPLVASTNPVSNGGSVGLNATPKITFDEVIAPSSLQFSVSSPTGTIPGTYALAPDGKSATFTPNQPLASGTTFTATVRASDNAGNSIPSPPYPWSFTTGNPRPVNCPCTIWDDFATPVEAAANDPSAVEVGTKVRFDSRGTVHGIRFYKGPGNTGSHVGSLWSSNGTRLATGTFTNESGGGWQTLLFNTPVSVQSGVTYIVSYYAPSGRYSVTGGYFNGAGGDYGPMHALPSGVDGNNGVYRYGAGGGFPTNSYGNTNYWVDVIWQAGANGDSTPPSVTSTNPPNAGTGVSLTAPITVTLNEPVDLSTAQFTVKDSGGAKLNGTLSLSGDQKTVSWTPAARLTAGATYSGSFKIADVNGNIMPTATTWSFTTTTTQTCPCTLFSDATVPTVTAENDSGSYELGVRFTTSANGFVTGVRFYKGIGNSGTHTGTLWSNTGVQLATGTFTGETASGWQTLTFTTPVAVQAGQTYVASYTAPNGRYAADGGYFNRTAVTSVPLSAPLSGPGNANGVYKVGPGFPQSTFQGGNYWVDVVFTP, translated from the coding sequence ATGGGCGTCGTGCCTGGCTCACACGCCGCGCAGCCGACGCCTCCCGCGCCGTGCGCGCTTCCTGCCAACCCTGTGGCCTGCGAGAACACCCTGGCGCCGAATACCGCCGACAACTGGATGATCACGTCGATCGACGACTCGATCGCCGGGTTCACCGACAACATCAGCTACGCCCCGGGCGAGACGGTCAAGTTCAAGGTCAAGACCGATGCGCCGACGTTCTGGTTCGACATTTACCGGCTCGGATACTACGGCGGTGCCGGTGCGCGCAAGCTCGTCAACAACCAGCAAGTGAATTCCGTCACCCAGCCGAACTGCTATGAGGACAATCCGGCCAATCCGGCACAGGACACCGGAATTGTGGATTGTGGAAACTGGTCCACGACGATGCAGTGGACCGTGCCGGCCGGATCGGTTTCCGGTGTTTATTACGCGGTGCTCCGCCGCGATTACGGCGACGGCGTCATCGGCGAGAGCGACATCGTCTTCGTCGTCCGCAACGACGCCAGCCACTCCGACATCCTCTTCCAGACCGCCGACGCGACCTGGCAGGCGTACAACACCTACGGCAACCGGGCCACCCCCAACGACCCGCCGAAGGGCAACAGCTTCTACACCGGCACGTCGCAGGGCAACGGCGGCTCGGGTTACAAGGTCAGCTACAACAGGCCGATCATCGGTGGCGAGCCGGAGAACTTCTTCTTCAACGCCGAGTACCCGATGTTGCTGTGGCTGGAGAAGAACGGCTACGACGTCAGCTACACGACCAATGTGGACATGTCGCGCCGCGGCCACCTGGCCAAGAACCACAAGGTGTACATGCCGGTCGGCCACGACGAGTACTGGTCGAACGAGCAGCGCGCCGCCGTGGAGGACGCCCGCAACGCCGGCGTGAACATGGCGTTCATGACCGGCAACGAGATCTTCTGGAAGACCCGGTGGGAGTCCAGCCAGGCCGGTCCGGCGACCGACTGGCGCACCTTGGTCTGCTACAAGGAGACCAAACCCAACCAGGTCGACCCGCACCCGACCGAGTGGACCGGCACGTGGCGCGATCCGCGCAACAGCCCGCCCAAGGACGGCGGCAGGCCGGAGAACTCCCTGCTGGGCCAGATCTTCACGGTCAACGGAATGCGCAACGACCAGCTGACCGTCCCACCCGGGTACCGCCAGTTGCGGCTGTGGCGCGACGCCCCGCCGATGGGGTCCCAGCCGAACGAGGCGTGGGTGTTCAACCCGGGAACCCTCGGGTACGAGTGGGACACCGTGGAGGAGAACGGTTTCCAGCCACCGGGAGTCGGGCAGTTCTCGCGGACCACGGTGGAGATGAACGACGGCCAGTACGTCCTGCAGAACGAGGGCGACGTCTACGCCCCGGGAACCAAGACGCACGCGTTGACGCTCTACAGGCACCAGCCAAGCGGTGCGCTGATCTTCGCCGCGGGCTCCATCCAGTGGTCGTGGGGCCTCGAGGACAAACACATCCGCAACACGCAGGACGCCGCTGACCCGCGGATCCGCCAGGCCACCGCGAACCTTTTGGCGGACATGGACAACGTCCAGCCGAGAACACCGCGGGACATCACCCAGGCGGACCCGAGCACGGACACCACCGCGCCGGTCGTCAGCATCTCCCCGACGCTCTCACCGATCGTCGGTTCGGCGTACACGATCAACGGCACCGTGAGCGATGCCGGCGGCAAGACCGCGGGGATCGAGGTCTCGGTCGACGGGAGCAGGTGGCGCGCGGTGAACTGGCAGGCCGGGCAGACCTCGTGGAACTACGTCTACACGCCGTCCAAGTCCGGCCAGGCGACCTTCAAGGTCAGAGCGGTCGACGACTCGGCGAACCTCTCGGGCGAGTTCACCCGCAACGTCACAGTCAACCCGCGGTCGTGCCCGTGCGGCATCTGGCCGGACAACGCGGTTCCGGCCACCCCGGACTCCGGCGACTCGACCGCGCTGGAGCTGGGCGTGAAGTTCCAGTCGGGTGCGGCCGGGTACGTCCGCGGTGTCCGGTTCTACAAGGGAGTCGGCAACACCGGCTCGCACACCGGTTCGCTGTGGAAGACCGACGGCACGCTGCTGGCCACCGGCACGTTCCTCAACGAGACCGCACTCGGCTGGCAGACGCTGGCGTTCCCGGAGTCCGTCCAGATCAACGCGAACACCACGTACATCGCCAGCTACCACACGAACACCGGGCACTACTCGGCCGACGCGAACTACTTCACGAACTCGTCGACCGGCCTGGAACCGTTGACGGCGTTGAAGAGCACGGCCACGGAACCGAACGGCGTGTACAAGGTGGGCGCGTCCGGCTTCCCGGACCGCAGCTTCGGGAACGCGAACTACTGGGTCGACGTGGTCTACGGCTACGACCCCGGGCCGGACACGCGGGCGCCGCTGGTGGCGTCGACCAACCCGGTCAGCAACGGCGGCAGCGTCGGGCTGAACGCCACGCCGAAGATCACCTTCGACGAGGTGATCGCCCCCTCGTCACTCCAGTTCAGCGTGAGCAGCCCGACTGGGACCATCCCGGGCACGTACGCGCTGGCACCGGACGGCAAGTCGGCGACGTTCACGCCGAACCAGCCGCTGGCGTCGGGCACGACGTTCACCGCGACCGTCCGCGCGTCGGACAACGCGGGCAACTCGATCCCGAGCCCGCCGTACCCGTGGTCGTTCACCACGGGTAACCCGCGACCGGTGAACTGCCCGTGCACGATCTGGGACGACTTCGCCACACCGGTCGAGGCCGCCGCGAACGACCCGTCCGCGGTCGAGGTCGGCACCAAGGTCCGGTTCGACAGCAGGGGAACCGTGCACGGCATCCGCTTCTACAAGGGACCGGGCAACACCGGCTCGCACGTGGGTTCACTGTGGAGTTCGAACGGCACACGCCTGGCCACGGGCACCTTCACCAACGAGTCGGGCGGTGGCTGGCAGACGCTGCTGTTCAACACTCCGGTGAGTGTCCAATCGGGAGTGACGTACATCGTCTCGTACTACGCACCCAGTGGCCGCTACTCGGTGACGGGTGGTTACTTCAACGGCGCCGGTGGCGACTACGGCCCGATGCACGCGCTACCCAGCGGTGTCGACGGCAACAACGGCGTCTACCGCTACGGCGCGGGCGGCGGCTTCCCGACGAACTCGTACGGCAACACCAACTACTGGGTCGACGTGATCTGGCAGGCAGGTGCCAACGGCGACAGCACCCCGCCATCGGTTACCAGCACCAACCCGCCGAACGCGGGCACGGGAGTCTCGCTGACGGCACCGATCACGGTGACGTTGAACGAACCGGTCGACTTGTCGACGGCCCAGTTCACGGTGAAGGACTCCGGCGGTGCCAAGCTGAACGGCACGTTGTCGTTGTCCGGTGACCAGAAGACGGTCTCGTGGACGCCGGCGGCCCGCCTGACGGCGGGAGCGACCTACAGCGGTAGCTTCAAGATCGCTGACGTGAACGGCAACATCATGCCCACCGCCACCACGTGGTCGTTCACCACGACAACGACCCAGACGTGCCCGTGCACCCTGTTCAGCGACGCGACGGTGCCGACGGTCACGGCGGAGAACGACTCGGGCAGCTACGAACTCGGCGTCCGGTTCACCACCTCGGCCAACGGGTTCGTCACCGGCGTGCGGTTCTACAAGGGAATCGGCAACTCCGGCACGCACACCGGAACGCTGTGGAGCAACACCGGGGTCCAGCTGGCCACGGGGACGTTCACCGGCGAGACTGCGTCGGGCTGGCAGACGCTGACCTTCACGACACCAGTCGCCGTCCAAGCAGGACAGACGTACGTGGCCTCGTACACCGCGCCGAACGGCCGGTACGCGGCGGACGGCGGCTACTTCAACCGGACCGCGGTGACCAGCGTCCCGCTGAGCGCACCGCTGTCCGGGCCGGGCAACGCCAACGGCGTCTACAAGGTCGGGCCGGGCTTCCCCCAGTCGACCTTCCAGGGTGGCAACTACTGGGTGGACGTGGTCTTCACACCATGA
- a CDS encoding DUF11 domain-containing protein, with product MRIRPVLFVCTVLAALCTATPAYADPVEVEAVVSPAEVQPGDTFTVTETVHNVHQFSILNPTLRLFSTPTTLTEYTELVSCTGPGVASCATVDGPTGPTGYQAILAGAMSGFESQTATFTLRVKPGAQGAVHTVQGQLFGRNYAIFPANVATLTVIDRADPAVAVTATPRTGLLVPKIDVVVRVTNNGPGRMRSAEVKGGLTQGLTANAGSGCTGGAAPVCAFGELAPGASATASFSVPIGLLHIGLPYQLSATKTASSPNDPDSANNSAATTCRVLSVLLVNCG from the coding sequence ATGAGGATCAGGCCCGTCCTGTTCGTTTGCACCGTCCTTGCCGCGCTGTGCACCGCCACCCCCGCCTACGCGGACCCGGTGGAGGTCGAGGCGGTCGTGTCCCCCGCCGAAGTCCAGCCGGGTGACACGTTCACGGTCACCGAGACCGTCCACAACGTCCACCAGTTCAGCATCCTCAACCCGACGCTGCGGTTGTTCAGCACGCCCACGACGCTGACCGAATACACCGAGCTTGTCTCGTGCACCGGTCCCGGCGTCGCGTCCTGTGCCACAGTGGACGGACCAACCGGCCCGACCGGCTACCAGGCGATCCTGGCGGGCGCGATGAGCGGGTTCGAGTCGCAGACCGCCACGTTCACGCTGCGCGTCAAACCCGGCGCCCAAGGTGCGGTGCACACGGTGCAAGGGCAGCTGTTCGGCCGCAACTACGCGATCTTCCCGGCGAATGTGGCGACGCTCACGGTGATCGACAGGGCCGACCCGGCCGTCGCCGTCACCGCGACACCGCGCACCGGTCTGCTGGTACCCAAGATCGACGTCGTTGTGCGGGTCACCAACAACGGGCCCGGCCGGATGCGTTCCGCCGAAGTGAAAGGCGGGCTGACGCAGGGTCTCACGGCCAACGCGGGCAGTGGCTGCACCGGCGGCGCGGCCCCGGTCTGCGCCTTCGGCGAGCTGGCGCCCGGCGCGAGCGCGACGGCCTCGTTCTCCGTGCCGATCGGCCTGCTCCACATCGGACTGCCGTACCAGCTCTCGGCGACGAAGACCGCGTCGAGCCCGAATGATCCCGACAGCGCCAACAACTCGGCCGCCACGACGTGCCGGGTGCTGAGCGTGCTGCTCGTCAACTGCGGCTGA
- a CDS encoding sugar transferase encodes MGEQASPTRHGAHRRLPPHRARSLPPALLPIGEPRQAPIAAWEPRYRRSVVLSDVIATVVSVTVVGLLFGARGSANWQHLWVVLGVTTVALVLCSLLMNRAWSPNVLGHGADEFGRLGRGLFSAAVVLALGGLAFDSTNIRLWVFVAIPTIALLSFPQRYLLRRFLHKSRKEGKCLLPVLVAGSADTARDLITRTRQTPHLGWRVEAVCTFDGRGDSGGDGGSELEGVPVVGRLKDLAEHVRRGGYRVVAIASDPYWTPRRLQELAWNLEGSEAEMVVAPVLMEVAGPRLHVSAVLGMPLLRVSAPVFSGARRVVKEIVDRVGSGLLLTVFSPLILVISLLIMTDSRGAVFYRQRRVGKDGRSFTMIKFRTMVKDAHKLRGNLANEGSGPLFKMRKDPRVTRVGAVLRRYSLDELPQLFNVISGSMSLVGPRPPLPEETERYAPDVRRRLLVKPGMTGLWQVSGRSDLPWEESVRLDLRYVEDWSLTLDAVILWKTVRAVVTGQGAY; translated from the coding sequence ATGGGTGAGCAAGCCAGCCCGACGCGCCATGGCGCCCACCGCCGCCTGCCGCCGCACCGGGCCCGGTCGCTGCCACCGGCGCTGCTGCCGATCGGCGAGCCCCGCCAGGCCCCGATCGCCGCGTGGGAGCCGCGTTACCGGCGCTCGGTGGTGCTCAGCGACGTGATCGCCACTGTGGTCTCGGTCACCGTGGTCGGCTTGTTGTTCGGTGCCAGGGGTTCGGCCAACTGGCAGCACCTGTGGGTCGTGCTGGGCGTGACGACGGTCGCACTGGTTCTGTGCTCCCTGCTGATGAACCGCGCGTGGAGCCCGAACGTGCTCGGCCACGGCGCCGACGAGTTCGGCAGGCTCGGCCGTGGGTTGTTCTCCGCCGCGGTCGTGCTCGCGCTCGGCGGTCTGGCGTTCGACTCGACCAACATCCGGCTCTGGGTGTTCGTCGCGATCCCCACGATCGCCTTGCTTTCGTTCCCCCAGCGCTATCTTTTGCGCAGGTTCCTGCACAAGTCGCGCAAGGAAGGCAAGTGCCTGCTACCGGTGCTGGTCGCGGGCAGCGCGGACACGGCACGCGACCTGATCACGCGGACCAGGCAGACCCCGCACCTCGGCTGGCGGGTCGAAGCCGTCTGCACCTTCGACGGCCGCGGCGACAGCGGCGGTGACGGCGGCAGCGAGCTCGAAGGCGTTCCCGTTGTCGGGCGGTTGAAGGATCTTGCCGAGCACGTGCGGCGCGGCGGCTACCGGGTCGTGGCGATCGCCTCTGATCCATATTGGACCCCGCGGCGGCTGCAGGAGCTGGCCTGGAACCTCGAGGGCAGCGAGGCCGAGATGGTCGTCGCGCCGGTGCTGATGGAGGTGGCCGGGCCGCGATTACACGTCAGCGCGGTGCTGGGCATGCCCCTGCTGCGGGTGAGCGCGCCGGTCTTCAGCGGTGCGCGCCGGGTGGTCAAGGAGATCGTCGACCGGGTCGGCTCCGGGCTGCTGCTGACCGTGTTCTCCCCCTTGATCCTGGTGATCAGCTTGTTGATCATGACCGACAGCCGCGGTGCCGTGTTCTACCGGCAGCGGCGGGTCGGCAAGGACGGCCGGTCCTTCACCATGATCAAGTTCCGGACGATGGTGAAGGACGCGCACAAGCTGCGCGGCAACCTCGCCAACGAGGGCTCGGGCCCGTTGTTCAAGATGCGCAAGGACCCGAGGGTGACCCGGGTCGGCGCGGTGCTGCGCCGGTACTCGCTCGACGAGCTGCCGCAGCTGTTCAACGTCATCTCCGGGTCGATGTCGCTGGTCGGGCCGCGTCCGCCGTTGCCGGAGGAGACCGAGCGCTACGCCCCCGACGTGCGCCGCAGGCTGCTGGTCAAGCCGGGGATGACCGGGCTGTGGCAGGTCAGCGGTCGCAGCGACCTGCCGTGGGAGGAGTCGGTCCGGCTGGACCTGCGGTACGTGGAGGACTGGTCGCTCACCCTCGACGCAGTGATCCTGTGGAAGACGGTGCGGGCCGTGGTCACCGGGCAGGGGGCCTACTGA